The Methanosphaera sp. BMS genome contains a region encoding:
- a CDS encoding UvrD-helicase domain-containing protein — MIDKKEFGNLIVDVLNRNIEDNLNQKEAILAPVDESQYLVAGPGSGKTTVIVLKVLKYIFVDEVEPSKIVVTTFTNKAANELRNRTVKWAESIIGYLNLDYKFNLNDLIIGTLDSIAEEYVSRHMDVEVIDKFTSSAIMMQTLLTNQRNNDRKLKQFFKMMKNHQGGISTSELNSQIQNLKERLMYDMIDYTEFQKHATKEAIIYEIISDYYSQLSDRNMLDYSLLERTFYDLLTNSQTELLNDVEVVLIDEYQDTNYLQEQIYFKLAGRATRNGGNITVVGDDDQALYRFRGANIDLFTSYADRIEKSLSIVPKTIFLQKNYRSTSNIIDFVNEFISLDNIYQKSRTADKPPITVNIESSEKLPVFGMFRNNIEELSTDLSNLIYELKTDKTIYLQRNGNEYVINLGQNPSLALLANSPKEINSFNKKRLPFYIRESLQYKDENLVVFNPRGQNIESTEIVSLFCGLLLVNIDSNSLIEESLDNIPPHTKKILRSWRKHTMEYMEESQSEVITTNDDKINLVELLNMVSEEVSFLTEQSNENMIYHDIIRDTIIQTNAAINTDGYITTDQIFWHILVPIATGAIQVDDDLFDFSLEDNVNIMSIHQSKGLEFDVVIVDVGSDIYNNQSSSAFKRFPKDGGMAYNLEKYINNTMDLSYTSKLSGRDEAFNDMIRRYFVSYTRAKRLLILVGLSSMKDGYKGDFQDNIKIQNVATGWSRDGKWHWDGLDNLIQL; from the coding sequence ATGATTGATAAGAAAGAGTTTGGCAATTTGATTGTTGATGTATTGAATCGAAATATTGAGGATAACTTGAATCAGAAGGAAGCTATATTGGCACCCGTTGATGAAAGTCAGTATTTGGTTGCCGGACCCGGAAGTGGAAAGACAACCGTAATAGTTTTGAAGGTATTGAAATATATCTTTGTTGATGAAGTTGAACCCTCAAAAATAGTAGTCACTACCTTTACCAACAAGGCCGCCAACGAATTAAGAAACAGGACGGTTAAATGGGCAGAATCCATTATAGGTTATTTGAATTTGGATTATAAGTTTAATTTAAATGATCTTATCATAGGGACTTTGGATAGTATTGCCGAGGAGTATGTATCAAGGCATATGGATGTTGAAGTAATTGATAAATTCACGTCCAGTGCCATTATGATGCAGACATTGCTTACAAATCAGCGTAATAATGACAGAAAACTAAAGCAGTTCTTTAAAATGATGAAAAATCATCAGGGTGGAATTTCAACATCCGAGTTAAACAGTCAGATACAGAATCTTAAGGAAAGACTGATGTATGACATGATTGATTATACTGAATTTCAAAAACATGCTACTAAAGAAGCCATTATCTATGAAATCATCTCGGATTATTATAGTCAGTTGTCTGATAGAAACATGCTTGACTACTCATTATTGGAAAGAACCTTCTATGATTTGTTAACTAATAGTCAAACTGAATTATTGAATGATGTAGAAGTGGTTTTAATAGATGAATATCAGGATACTAATTACTTACAGGAGCAGATTTATTTTAAATTGGCAGGTCGTGCTACACGTAACGGAGGAAATATCACCGTAGTTGGCGATGATGATCAGGCTTTATATAGATTTCGTGGTGCAAATATAGATTTATTCACTTCATATGCAGATAGAATTGAAAAGTCATTAAGCATTGTACCGAAAACCATCTTCCTACAAAAGAATTATAGGTCCACATCCAATATAATTGATTTTGTAAATGAATTCATATCCTTGGATAACATATATCAAAAATCACGTACTGCAGATAAGCCACCGATAACGGTAAATATAGAAAGCTCTGAGAAATTGCCCGTATTCGGCATGTTTAGAAATAACATCGAAGAGCTATCAACTGACTTGTCTAACCTGATTTATGAACTCAAAACGGATAAAACAATATATCTGCAAAGAAATGGAAATGAATATGTAATCAATTTAGGTCAAAATCCCTCATTAGCTCTACTTGCTAATTCACCGAAGGAAATAAATTCATTCAACAAAAAAAGACTACCCTTTTATATACGTGAAAGTCTTCAATATAAGGATGAAAATTTGGTTGTATTCAATCCAAGAGGACAAAACATTGAATCCACGGAGATAGTGTCATTGTTTTGTGGGTTATTACTTGTAAATATAGATTCAAACTCTTTGATAGAAGAATCATTAGACAACATCCCTCCCCACACCAAGAAAATATTAAGATCATGGCGTAAACATACAATGGAATATATGGAGGAAAGCCAATCGGAAGTAATAACTACAAATGATGATAAAATAAACCTTGTTGAGTTATTAAACATGGTAAGTGAGGAAGTATCATTTTTAACGGAACAATCCAATGAAAACATGATTTATCATGACATAATAAGGGATACGATTATACAAACCAATGCCGCCATAAACACTGATGGATATATTACAACTGACCAGATATTCTGGCATATACTGGTTCCAATAGCTACCGGTGCAATACAAGTCGACGATGACCTCTTTGATTTTAGTCTGGAGGACAACGTCAATATCATGTCCATACATCAATCCAAGGGACTCGAATTTGACGTGGTTATAGTTGATGTCGGTTCCGACATATACAACAACCAATCAAGCTCTGCATTTAAAAGATTTCCAAAGGATGGTGGAATGGCATATAATCTTGAAAAATACATCAACAATACAATGGACTTATCCTACACAAGCAAGCTTTCCGGCAGGGATGAAGCGTTCAATGACATGATAAGGCGTTACTTCGTCAGTTATACGCGTGCAAAAAGGCTATTGATTCTCGTTGGCTTAAGCAGTATGAAAGATGGATATAAGGGTGACTTCCAGGACAATATTAAAATACAGAATGTGGCTACCGGATGGTCCCGTGATGGAAAATGGCATTGGGATGGACTGGATAATTTAATACAGCTATAA
- the hisD gene encoding histidinol dehydrogenase, whose product MNSSDVLVPVQDIINNVRTNKDKALHDYTLKFDKADIKEFKVSQEEIENSINNIDSKLKQALIDASENIAAFHKAQIPSDWTMTVKDGVKAGQIIRPLEKVGCYIPGGRAAYPSSILMTVIPAKIAGVKKIICCTPPDKEGNIRDEILAAAYIAGATDIYKVGGAQAIAAMAYSTESIPSVDKIVGPGNIFVATAKKLVYGDVDIEFPAGPSEMLALIDESANPKYIATEILSQAEHDPNAATILVSTSKKIAQECVDHVLNYLKMQERKEIIEESLSKYCHILVADNIDEAIEFTNAYAPEHLVIVTKDYYKTLESINNAGSIFLGNLTPVAGGDYGSGTNHVLPTSGGARMYSGLSTESFIKKPTIQELNKEGLMNIKDMVINLAEAEGLCAHAFSVKKRLEDI is encoded by the coding sequence ATGAATTCAAGTGATGTATTGGTACCTGTTCAGGATATCATAAATAATGTAAGAACAAATAAAGATAAGGCATTACATGATTACACCTTGAAATTTGATAAGGCAGACATTAAGGAGTTTAAAGTTTCACAGGAAGAAATAGAAAACAGTATTAACAATATTGATTCCAAATTAAAACAGGCCTTAATTGACGCTTCAGAAAACATTGCCGCATTTCACAAGGCTCAAATTCCATCCGATTGGACAATGACAGTTAAAGATGGAGTTAAGGCAGGTCAAATTATACGTCCGCTGGAAAAGGTCGGCTGTTATATCCCGGGTGGTCGTGCAGCATATCCATCATCTATTTTGATGACAGTTATACCTGCTAAGATTGCGGGTGTTAAAAAGATTATCTGCTGTACTCCTCCGGATAAGGAAGGCAATATCCGTGATGAAATATTGGCTGCAGCATACATTGCAGGTGCGACCGATATTTATAAGGTCGGTGGAGCACAGGCTATAGCTGCCATGGCATATTCAACAGAATCAATACCATCCGTTGATAAAATTGTGGGTCCGGGAAATATATTCGTGGCTACCGCTAAAAAGCTGGTATATGGTGATGTGGATATTGAGTTTCCGGCAGGTCCTTCAGAAATGTTGGCATTAATCGATGAAAGTGCTAATCCCAAATACATAGCTACTGAAATTTTATCACAGGCAGAACATGATCCGAATGCCGCTACTATTCTTGTGTCAACATCCAAAAAAATTGCACAGGAATGTGTCGACCACGTTTTAAATTACCTCAAAATGCAGGAAAGAAAAGAGATTATTGAAGAGTCATTAAGTAAGTATTGTCATATACTTGTAGCAGATAATATTGATGAGGCTATTGAATTTACCAATGCATATGCACCGGAACACCTGGTGATTGTAACTAAAGATTATTATAAAACACTTGAATCAATAAATAATGCAGGTTCAATATTCTTGGGCAATCTTACCCCAGTAGCTGGCGGAGATTATGGATCCGGAACAAACCATGTTTTACCAACAAGTGGCGGTGCAAGAATGTACTCCGGCCTATCAACAGAATCATTTATTAAAAAGCCAACAATACAGGAATTAAACAAAGAAGGTTTAATGAATATAAAAGACATGGTTATTAACTTAGCAGAAGCTGAGGGTTTATGTGCCCATGCATTTTCAGTTAAAAAAAGATTAGAGGATATATAA
- the aspS gene encoding aspartate--tRNA(Asn) ligase produces MTDIFEKSKRTHYSNEIGPELAGQTVKITGWVHEIRDLGGIVFVLIRDKNGITQLTAPSKKLSEEMMADVRAARKETIITLTGTVQESAKAPNGVEIIPSNIDVINVSKLPLPLDPTEKVDAEMDTRLDARFMDIRKHDVSAIFKIKNEILHTARNYFYDHDFTEINTPKLVASATEGGTELFPITYFEKEAFLGQSPQLYKQMMMATGLDSVFEIGQIFRAEEHDTLRHLNEALSMDAEMSFRSHDDMMDLLEDLIQNILANVQANCQSELEDLNHELDIPKEAFPKVTYDEVVDIVNSHDVEMEYGEDLNRAAEKVLGDTMGSYYFITEWPTAIKPFYVMPLCDNPEKSTAFDLMYRDLELSSGSQRIHSYDLLLEQFEKKDLNPDSFTKYLQAFQYGMPPHSGWGVGVDRLTMVITGAKNIRETVLFPRDRRRLTP; encoded by the coding sequence TTGACAGACATATTTGAAAAATCAAAAAGAACACATTATTCCAATGAAATTGGTCCCGAATTAGCAGGTCAAACAGTTAAAATAACCGGATGGGTACATGAAATTCGTGACCTTGGTGGAATAGTATTTGTATTAATAAGAGACAAAAACGGAATTACCCAACTAACAGCACCAAGTAAAAAATTATCCGAAGAAATGATGGCTGACGTACGTGCAGCTAGAAAAGAAACCATAATCACACTAACAGGTACAGTACAGGAATCAGCAAAAGCACCAAACGGTGTTGAAATCATACCATCAAACATTGATGTTATAAACGTATCCAAGTTACCATTACCGTTAGATCCTACAGAAAAAGTGGATGCGGAAATGGATACAAGACTGGATGCTCGTTTCATGGATATAAGAAAACATGATGTAAGTGCAATTTTCAAAATCAAAAATGAAATATTACACACAGCACGTAATTACTTCTACGACCATGATTTCACAGAAATAAACACCCCTAAATTAGTAGCATCAGCTACCGAAGGTGGAACAGAATTATTCCCAATAACCTACTTTGAAAAAGAAGCATTCCTGGGACAAAGCCCTCAACTATACAAACAAATGATGATGGCAACAGGTCTTGACAGCGTATTTGAAATAGGTCAAATATTCAGGGCAGAAGAACATGATACACTAAGACACTTAAATGAAGCATTATCCATGGATGCTGAAATGTCCTTCAGAAGTCATGACGACATGATGGATTTACTCGAGGATTTGATTCAAAACATCTTGGCTAATGTACAGGCCAATTGCCAAAGTGAATTGGAAGACTTAAATCATGAACTTGACATTCCAAAAGAAGCATTCCCTAAAGTAACATATGATGAAGTAGTTGATATAGTAAACAGTCATGATGTTGAAATGGAATATGGTGAAGACTTAAACAGAGCTGCTGAAAAAGTATTGGGAGATACCATGGGTAGTTACTACTTCATTACCGAATGGCCTACCGCAATCAAGCCGTTCTATGTAATGCCATTATGTGACAATCCAGAAAAAAGTACGGCATTCGATTTAATGTATCGTGACTTGGAATTATCCAGTGGATCACAACGTATACACAGTTATGATTTACTGTTAGAACAATTTGAGAAAAAGGATTTAAATCCGGATTCATTTACAAAATATCTACAGGCATTCCAGTATGGTATGCCACCACACTCCGGTTGGGGAGTAGGAGTAGATAGACTTACAATGGTCATCACTGGTGCTAAAAATATCAGGGAAACGGTTTTATTCCCTAGAGACAGAAGACGATTAACTCCTTAG
- the thsA gene encoding thermosome subunit alpha — translation MVQNNQQPLIILGDGSTRTVGSQATRNNIMAAKILSNILKTTLGPRGMDKMLINTIGDVKITNDGYTVLKETEPDHPGAKMIVDLAKVQEEENVDGTTTAVVLVGELLKQAEKLFDQGVAPILIARGFEEAKKKTLEVLDEIAITADREELIDVAETSMSGKGSFGNIRSMATKIVDALLDIEEEGEIDMDMIKIRKIHGEATEDTEITQGVTVDKNVLESEMPRDIKNAKIALLQYPIDARELQNEAKIKLTTPGEYQYYLDKEAQMLEEEVQTLVDAGANVLFNNKKISDLGQHYLTKAGIMAAKRVKAGDLERLAKATGANIVNNIRELTSDDLGEAGHVYEREVYEDREYIFVEECKNPGVLNIIVRGSTKHITDELEQAVNDAIGAVIATRKNSKALPGGGASDVAASKALRSYANKFTDKRQLAILAYADALEELPIALAKNAGLDTIDVLTDLLAAQEKSTNMGINVLTGEVSDMKEENILDSEANKALIVDSATEIALEILRIDEVLASKPETPVGGDMPGTPNPYL, via the coding sequence ATGGTACAGAATAACCAACAACCATTAATAATTCTTGGTGACGGATCAACAAGAACCGTTGGTTCACAGGCAACAAGAAACAATATAATGGCAGCAAAAATATTATCCAACATATTAAAAACAACATTAGGTCCACGTGGAATGGACAAAATGTTGATAAACACTATTGGTGATGTTAAAATAACCAATGATGGTTACACCGTCTTAAAAGAAACCGAACCTGATCACCCAGGAGCTAAAATGATAGTAGATTTAGCAAAAGTTCAGGAAGAAGAAAATGTAGACGGTACAACAACAGCAGTAGTATTGGTTGGAGAATTATTAAAACAAGCTGAAAAATTATTTGATCAGGGTGTTGCACCTATTCTAATAGCAAGAGGTTTTGAAGAAGCTAAAAAGAAAACACTTGAAGTATTGGATGAAATTGCAATAACCGCTGATAGGGAAGAATTAATTGATGTTGCAGAAACATCAATGTCCGGAAAAGGATCATTTGGTAATATCCGTTCAATGGCAACCAAAATCGTAGATGCATTACTAGACATCGAAGAAGAAGGCGAAATTGACATGGATATGATAAAAATCAGAAAAATCCACGGTGAAGCTACAGAAGATACTGAAATTACACAAGGAGTAACAGTAGATAAAAATGTTTTAGAATCTGAAATGCCTCGCGATATCAAAAATGCTAAAATAGCATTATTACAATATCCTATAGATGCAAGAGAATTACAGAATGAAGCAAAAATCAAATTAACTACTCCTGGTGAATATCAATACTATCTTGATAAAGAAGCTCAAATGTTAGAAGAAGAAGTTCAAACTCTTGTTGATGCTGGAGCTAATGTTTTATTCAACAATAAAAAAATCAGCGACCTAGGTCAACACTATCTAACAAAAGCCGGAATAATGGCTGCAAAAAGAGTTAAAGCTGGGGATTTAGAAAGATTAGCTAAAGCAACCGGTGCAAATATAGTAAACAATATACGTGAATTAACCAGTGATGACTTAGGTGAAGCTGGTCACGTATATGAACGTGAAGTTTATGAAGACAGGGAATACATCTTCGTAGAAGAATGTAAAAATCCTGGAGTATTAAACATAATCGTCAGAGGAAGTACTAAACACATTACTGATGAATTAGAACAAGCAGTAAATGATGCAATCGGTGCAGTTATCGCTACTAGAAAAAATTCCAAAGCACTTCCTGGTGGTGGAGCATCTGATGTTGCAGCTTCAAAAGCTTTAAGATCATATGCTAACAAATTCACAGATAAAAGACAGTTAGCTATCCTGGCATATGCTGATGCATTAGAGGAATTACCAATAGCATTAGCTAAAAATGCAGGATTGGATACAATTGATGTATTAACTGATTTATTAGCAGCACAGGAAAAATCAACAAATATGGGTATTAATGTACTCACAGGAGAAGTTTCTGATATGAAAGAGGAAAATATCCTTGATTCAGAAGCTAACAAAGCATTAATAGTGGATTCTGCTACAGAAATCGCACTTGAAATACTCCGTATTGATGAAGTTCTAGCATCCAAACCAGAAACTCCTGTCGGTGGAGATATGCCTGGAACTCCAAATCCTTACCTATAA
- a CDS encoding 2,3-diphosphoglycerate synthetase, whose amino-acid sequence MSNEKSNKVLCLVDGEHYFPVTKSAIDKVESKGYDVRLLLFIGGTEKLRNTNLDEIEEFFNKKVIFGEDHSKIPYDLIEKFINEYDVDVVMDLSDEPVVNYEKRFKIATVVLQQGVNYRGPDFEFKALKEYDVLENPSYKILGTGKRIGKTAVSAYTARLINKEDKYDPCIVAMGRGGPEIPEVVRGDKIKLTPQYLMEQSNLGKHAASDHWEDALLSRVLTVGCRRCAGGMAGQVYITNMIEGAKKTNELDTNLIAIEGSGSAIPPIKTNKQIVLVGANQPIETLTEYFGPFRIKLADLIIITMCDEQICPKEKLDMLIKQIHQINPDAQIIPTIFRPYPVESIEGKRVLFATTAPENVQHLLKDYLEENFKCTVVDISSHLSNRPLLQEDIERNIDNVDVMLTEIKAAAIDVATKDALDKNLEVVYCDNIPIAVNDDYDLDKAIMDLVHEAVEDFNS is encoded by the coding sequence ATGAGTAATGAAAAATCTAATAAGGTGCTATGTTTAGTTGATGGAGAACATTATTTCCCGGTGACTAAGTCGGCCATTGACAAGGTTGAAAGTAAGGGATATGACGTAAGGTTATTGCTATTTATAGGTGGAACAGAGAAATTAAGAAATACGAACCTCGATGAAATAGAAGAATTCTTTAATAAAAAGGTCATATTCGGAGAGGATCATTCAAAAATCCCCTATGACTTGATAGAAAAGTTCATTAATGAATATGATGTGGATGTTGTTATGGATTTATCCGATGAGCCGGTAGTTAATTATGAGAAAAGATTTAAAATTGCAACAGTTGTACTTCAGCAGGGCGTCAACTATCGTGGACCTGACTTTGAATTCAAGGCCTTAAAAGAATATGATGTCCTGGAAAATCCGTCATATAAAATACTCGGTACAGGTAAAAGAATAGGAAAAACCGCTGTATCTGCTTATACAGCTCGTCTTATTAACAAAGAGGACAAATACGATCCATGTATAGTTGCCATGGGAAGGGGAGGACCTGAAATACCTGAGGTTGTCCGTGGAGATAAGATAAAGTTAACGCCGCAATATCTGATGGAACAATCAAATCTTGGAAAACATGCCGCTTCCGATCACTGGGAAGACGCTCTTTTAAGCAGGGTTTTGACAGTCGGCTGCAGAAGATGTGCCGGTGGAATGGCAGGTCAGGTATACATTACGAACATGATTGAAGGAGCTAAAAAAACTAATGAACTCGATACAAATCTAATTGCAATAGAAGGCAGTGGATCTGCAATCCCACCAATCAAAACGAATAAACAGATAGTACTGGTTGGTGCAAATCAACCTATTGAAACATTAACTGAGTATTTTGGTCCATTCAGAATTAAACTGGCAGATTTGATTATCATTACAATGTGTGATGAACAGATTTGTCCTAAAGAAAAGCTTGACATGTTGATTAAACAGATACATCAAATAAATCCTGATGCTCAGATAATTCCAACAATCTTCCGCCCATATCCTGTTGAATCAATCGAGGGTAAACGTGTATTGTTTGCAACTACGGCACCTGAGAATGTGCAGCACTTGCTTAAGGATTATCTGGAGGAAAACTTCAAGTGTACCGTCGTGGATATATCATCCCATTTATCCAATAGGCCACTATTGCAGGAGGATATTGAGAGAAATATCGACAATGTTGATGTCATGCTGACTGAAATCAAGGCAGCAGCCATTGACGTGGCAACCAAGGATGCATTGGATAAAAACTTGGAAGTTGTATACTGTGACAATATACCTATAGCTGTAAATGATGATTATGACTTGGATAAAGCTATAATGGATTTGGTTCATGAGGCTGTGGAGGATTTTAACTCTTAA